A genomic window from Cupriavidus basilensis includes:
- a CDS encoding circularly permuted type 2 ATP-grasp protein, giving the protein MAARFFDEMLDWQDGVAAAIHAGESLPAGAVRGHYKQFADWLARQSEGTMGNKRAEADLIFRRVGITFAVYGEKDESNSGTERTIPFDVIPRIFPASEWATLERGLRQRVSALNRFIHDIYHGQDIIRAGVIPPDQIYNNAQYRPEMLGIDVPRDIYAHVAGIDVVRAGEGEFYVLEDNLRVPSGVSYMLENRKMMMRLFPDLFARNRVAPVAHYPDLLLDMLRGVSPQNIADPTVVVLTPGMYNSAYFEHAFLAQQMGVELVEGSDLFVQDEHLYMRTTQGPQRIDVIYRRVDDDFLDPLVFRSDSTLGAAGLLSVYRAGNVTICNAIGTGVADDKSIYPYVPDMIRFYLGEEAILNNVPTYMCRRPDDLQYVLDHMSELVVKETHGAGGYGMLVGPAATRAEIDTFREVVRARPEQYIAQPTLALSTCPTYVESGIAPRHIDLRPFVLSGKDVRMVPGGLTRVALREGSLVVNSSQGGGTKDTWVLER; this is encoded by the coding sequence ATGGCGGCGCGGTTTTTCGACGAGATGCTCGATTGGCAAGATGGCGTGGCAGCAGCAATCCACGCGGGCGAGTCCCTGCCGGCAGGTGCCGTGCGGGGGCATTACAAGCAGTTCGCGGATTGGTTGGCGCGCCAGTCCGAAGGCACCATGGGCAACAAGCGCGCCGAGGCAGACCTGATCTTCCGGCGCGTGGGCATCACGTTCGCCGTTTACGGCGAAAAGGACGAGTCGAACAGCGGTACCGAGCGGACCATCCCGTTCGATGTCATTCCCCGCATCTTCCCCGCCAGCGAGTGGGCAACGCTCGAGCGCGGCCTGCGCCAGCGGGTGTCGGCGCTGAACCGCTTCATTCACGATATCTATCACGGGCAGGACATCATCCGTGCCGGTGTGATCCCGCCAGACCAGATCTACAACAATGCGCAGTACCGCCCGGAAATGCTTGGCATCGACGTGCCCCGCGATATCTACGCCCACGTGGCCGGCATCGATGTAGTGCGCGCTGGCGAGGGCGAGTTCTACGTGCTGGAAGACAACCTGCGCGTGCCCTCCGGTGTGTCCTACATGCTGGAAAACCGCAAGATGATGATGCGGTTGTTCCCGGACCTGTTCGCGCGCAATCGCGTGGCGCCGGTGGCGCACTATCCCGACCTGCTGCTCGACATGCTGCGCGGCGTCTCGCCGCAGAACATAGCCGATCCCACGGTGGTGGTGCTCACGCCCGGCATGTACAACTCCGCCTACTTCGAGCATGCCTTCCTGGCGCAGCAAATGGGCGTGGAACTGGTCGAGGGCAGCGACCTGTTCGTACAGGACGAGCACCTCTACATGCGCACCACCCAGGGCCCGCAGCGCATCGACGTGATCTATCGCCGGGTCGACGACGATTTCCTCGACCCGCTGGTGTTCCGCTCGGATTCCACGCTGGGCGCGGCGGGGCTGCTCTCGGTCTACCGCGCGGGCAATGTCACCATCTGCAACGCCATTGGCACGGGCGTGGCCGACGACAAGTCGATCTATCCCTACGTGCCCGACATGATCCGCTTCTACCTTGGTGAGGAAGCGATCCTCAACAACGTGCCGACGTACATGTGCCGCCGCCCGGACGACCTGCAGTACGTGCTGGACCACATGAGCGAGCTGGTGGTCAAGGAAACCCACGGGGCCGGCGGCTACGGCATGCTGGTGGGGCCTGCCGCCACGCGCGCGGAGATCGACACGTTCCGCGAGGTCGTGCGCGCGCGTCCCGAGCAGTACATCGCGCAGCCCACGCTGGCACTGTCCACCTGCCCGACGTATGTCGAGTCGGGGATCGCGCCGCGCCACATCGACCTGCGTCCGTTCGTGCTGTCCGGCAAGGACGTGCGCATGGTGCCGGGCGGGCTGACCCGCGTGGCGCTGCGCGAAGGCTCGCTGGTGGTCAACTCCTCGCAGGGCGGGGGCACCAAGGACACCTGGGTGCTGGAGCGCTGA
- a CDS encoding alpha-E domain-containing protein: MLSRTADHLFWMARYTERAENTARMLDVNYQTSLLPQSAEVAEQGWWAMLDISELTTVFDEKYGLLTRDDVIDFMVRDMTNVSSIMSCLRAARENARAVRGSLTTEVWETINTTWLDVQRMIADGVLREDPSQFFEWVKFRSHLARGVQFGTMLKDDAFHFMRLGTFLERADNTARILDVKFQASTVDDSDPNRDANDFYHWAAVLRSVSGFEVYRKVYRTVITPERVAELLVLRPDMPRSLVSSMDEVVSILALVGNHHSSETERQAGKLHADLKYARIDDIFAVGLHAYLTSFLERIGDLGNGISRDFLVPLLAA; encoded by the coding sequence ATGCTTAGCCGCACCGCCGACCATCTGTTCTGGATGGCGCGCTATACCGAACGCGCGGAGAACACCGCGCGCATGCTGGACGTGAACTACCAGACTTCGCTGCTGCCGCAGTCCGCGGAAGTGGCGGAACAAGGCTGGTGGGCCATGCTCGATATCTCCGAGCTGACCACGGTGTTCGACGAGAAGTACGGCCTGCTCACGCGCGACGATGTCATTGACTTCATGGTGCGCGACATGACCAATGTCTCGTCCATCATGAGCTGCCTGCGCGCGGCCCGCGAGAACGCCCGCGCGGTGCGCGGCTCGCTGACCACCGAGGTCTGGGAGACCATCAACACCACCTGGCTCGACGTGCAGCGCATGATCGCCGATGGCGTGCTGCGCGAGGATCCTTCGCAGTTCTTCGAGTGGGTGAAGTTCCGCTCCCACCTGGCCCGAGGCGTGCAGTTTGGCACCATGCTCAAGGACGATGCCTTCCACTTCATGCGGCTGGGCACGTTCCTGGAACGCGCCGACAACACCGCGCGAATTCTGGACGTGAAGTTCCAGGCCAGCACGGTCGACGATAGCGATCCCAATCGCGACGCCAACGATTTCTATCACTGGGCGGCCGTCTTGCGCTCAGTGTCGGGCTTCGAGGTGTACCGCAAGGTGTATCGCACCGTGATCACGCCGGAGCGCGTGGCCGAACTGCTGGTGCTGCGCCCCGACATGCCGCGCTCGCTGGTGTCCAGCATGGACGAGGTGGTGTCGATCCTGGCGCTGGTGGGCAACCACCATTCTTCGGAGACCGAGCGCCAGGCTGGTAAACTCCACGCCGATTTGAAATATGCGCGCATCGACGACATCTTCGCCGTCGGGTTGCATGCTTACCTGACCAGTTTCCTGGAGCGCATCGGCGACCTCGGCAACGGCATCAGCCGGGATTTCCTCGTGCCGCTGCTCGCTGCCTGA
- a CDS encoding transglutaminase family protein, whose product MKYKIHHKTVYRYAEPFLRSVHELRLAPRSGPLQAVQQWQLSVPGNLSEARDGFGNIVHSFTVAGPAHTLVIEAGGVVDVTPPVDAHGPFFCDAPPAGETRVSPLYYLGGTPLTAAKPEMVRFAAPYLAAGATVPALLALANGIAGRVRYQSDSTDVDTSASDAFALGRGVCQDQAQVMVACCRALGMPARYVSGYFHDPAATELASHAWADVCVDAGKELWCSIDVTHGCLSDARHIRLAVGRDYRMAAPVRGIREGGSGERLAVEIAILPLQ is encoded by the coding sequence ATGAAATACAAGATTCACCACAAGACGGTCTACCGTTACGCCGAGCCGTTCCTGCGCAGCGTGCACGAACTGCGCCTCGCGCCGCGCTCGGGCCCGCTGCAGGCCGTGCAGCAATGGCAGTTGTCCGTTCCCGGCAACCTGTCCGAGGCGCGTGACGGCTTCGGCAATATCGTGCACAGCTTCACTGTGGCCGGGCCGGCGCATACGCTGGTGATCGAGGCCGGCGGCGTGGTCGATGTGACGCCGCCAGTGGATGCGCACGGACCGTTTTTCTGCGATGCGCCGCCGGCCGGCGAGACGCGTGTGTCGCCGCTGTATTACCTTGGCGGCACGCCGCTGACCGCCGCCAAGCCGGAGATGGTGCGTTTTGCCGCGCCCTACCTGGCGGCAGGGGCGACAGTGCCCGCGCTGCTGGCGTTGGCCAATGGCATCGCCGGGCGGGTGCGCTACCAGTCGGACAGCACCGATGTGGACACCTCGGCCAGCGACGCGTTCGCACTGGGCCGTGGGGTTTGCCAGGACCAGGCGCAAGTGATGGTGGCATGCTGCCGGGCCCTGGGCATGCCGGCGCGCTACGTCAGCGGCTATTTCCATGACCCGGCCGCAACGGAACTGGCCAGCCACGCCTGGGCCGATGTCTGCGTGGATGCCGGCAAGGAGTTGTGGTGCAGCATCGACGTGACCCACGGCTGCCTGAGCGACGCGCGCCATATCCGGCTGGCGGTCGGGCGGGACTATCGCATGGCCGCGCCGGTGCGCGGGATTCGCGAAGGTGGCAGCGGCGAGCGGCTGGCGGTCGAGATCGCCATTTTGCCGTTGCAGTGA
- a CDS encoding peptidase, with the protein MTYCVAMRLDAGLVFLSDSRTNAGVDAISTARKMTVFEEPGDRVMVLLTAGNLAISQAVRQILAEGRDEKRSLWAARDMFEAAAIVGDAVRQVHKHDAHALREAGIEFNVSLIFGGQIRGERVRLFHVYAAGNFVEATPENCYFQIGEAKYGKPIIDRVVEPTLPLGEAAKCALISMDSTLKSNISVGLPLDLLVYEGDSLRVTRFVNIDEKNAYFRMIRDTWGQRLRQVFGEINDPEWDANAPAEFPLARQGAGDRWGQPVRATRERAGTQD; encoded by the coding sequence ATGACGTACTGTGTAGCCATGCGGCTGGATGCCGGGCTGGTGTTCCTCTCTGATTCGCGCACCAATGCCGGTGTCGATGCGATCTCGACCGCTCGCAAGATGACCGTGTTCGAGGAGCCGGGCGACCGCGTGATGGTCTTGCTGACCGCGGGCAACCTGGCGATCAGCCAGGCGGTGCGCCAGATCCTGGCGGAGGGCCGCGACGAGAAGCGCTCGCTGTGGGCGGCGCGCGATATGTTCGAGGCGGCCGCCATCGTTGGCGACGCGGTGCGCCAGGTGCACAAGCACGACGCCCACGCGCTGCGCGAGGCCGGCATCGAGTTCAATGTAAGCCTGATCTTCGGCGGCCAGATCCGCGGCGAACGCGTGCGCCTGTTCCATGTGTACGCTGCCGGGAATTTCGTCGAGGCCACCCCCGAGAACTGCTATTTTCAGATCGGCGAGGCCAAGTACGGCAAGCCCATCATCGATCGCGTGGTCGAGCCGACGCTGCCGCTGGGCGAGGCAGCCAAGTGTGCGCTGATCTCGATGGATTCCACGTTGAAGTCGAATATCTCGGTAGGCCTGCCGCTGGACCTGCTGGTCTACGAGGGCGATTCGCTGCGCGTGACCCGCTTTGTCAACATTGACGAGAAGAACGCCTACTTCCGCATGATCCGCGATACCTGGGGGCAACGCTTGCGCCAGGTCTTCGGCGAGATCAACGATCCGGAGTGGGATGCCAACGCGCCGGCCGAGTTTCCGCTGGCGCGCCAGGGCGCGGGCGACCGCTGGGGCCAGCCAGTGCGCGCCACGCGCGAACGTGCCGGCACGCAGGACTGA
- a CDS encoding CTP synthase, with the protein MTKFVFVTGGVVSSLGKGIAAASLAAILESRGLKVTLLKLDPYINVDPGTMSPFQHGEVFVTEDGAETDLDLGHYERFVSAKMRKSNNFTTGQIYESVIRKERRGEYLGKTVQVIPHITNEIQAFIERGAAASHGGKADVALVEIGGTVGDIESLPFLEAARQMSLRMGRNHAAFVHLTLVPFIASAGELKTKPTQHSVQKLREIGISPTALLCRADRPIPDEERAKISLFSNIPQEAVISVWDVDSIYKIPQMLNEQGLDRLICEELRIDPKPADLSMWQRLVNAQENPQHEVTIGMVGKYVDLTESYKSLIEALRHAGMHTATRVNIEYIDSEELESGHLEVLKPLDAILVPGGFGKRGTEGKIRAIQYARENKVPYLGICLGMQLAVIEFARHVAAMADANSTEFNLETEHPVVALITEWVDREGKVEQRSAESDLGGTMRLGAQRVPVKAGTKASQIYGPEVNERHRHRYEVNNHYVPTLEKAGMVISARTPTEDLPEMMELPESLHPWFVGVQFHPEFTSTPRDGHPLFKAYVEAALASQQKKAG; encoded by the coding sequence ATGACCAAATTCGTCTTCGTCACCGGTGGTGTCGTCTCTTCTCTCGGCAAGGGCATCGCTGCTGCTTCGCTCGCGGCCATTCTCGAGTCGCGCGGCCTCAAAGTCACCCTCCTCAAGCTAGATCCCTACATCAACGTCGATCCCGGCACGATGAGCCCCTTCCAGCATGGCGAAGTGTTCGTCACGGAAGACGGTGCGGAAACCGACCTCGATCTCGGCCACTATGAGCGCTTCGTCTCGGCCAAGATGCGCAAGTCGAACAACTTCACCACGGGCCAGATCTACGAATCGGTGATCCGCAAGGAACGCCGCGGCGAGTACCTCGGCAAGACGGTGCAGGTGATCCCGCACATCACCAACGAAATCCAGGCCTTCATCGAGCGCGGCGCGGCTGCGTCGCACGGTGGCAAGGCGGACGTCGCGCTGGTGGAGATCGGCGGCACGGTGGGTGACATCGAATCGCTGCCCTTCCTGGAAGCCGCGCGCCAGATGAGCCTGCGCATGGGCCGCAACCACGCCGCCTTCGTGCACCTGACGCTGGTGCCGTTCATTGCCAGCGCCGGCGAGCTCAAGACCAAGCCGACCCAGCATTCGGTGCAAAAGCTGCGTGAAATCGGCATCTCGCCGACCGCGCTGCTGTGCCGCGCCGACCGCCCGATTCCGGACGAAGAACGCGCCAAGATTTCGCTGTTCTCCAATATCCCGCAAGAAGCCGTGATCTCGGTGTGGGACGTGGACAGCATCTACAAGATCCCGCAGATGCTCAACGAGCAAGGCCTCGACCGCCTGATCTGCGAGGAGCTGCGTATCGATCCCAAACCGGCCGATCTCTCCATGTGGCAGCGCCTGGTCAATGCCCAGGAAAACCCGCAGCACGAGGTCACCATCGGCATGGTGGGCAAGTATGTCGACCTGACCGAATCCTACAAGTCGCTGATCGAAGCGCTGCGCCACGCCGGCATGCACACCGCCACCCGCGTGAACATCGAGTACATCGATTCGGAAGAGCTCGAGTCCGGTCACCTCGAAGTGCTCAAGCCGCTGGACGCGATCCTGGTCCCGGGCGGCTTCGGCAAGCGCGGCACGGAAGGCAAGATCCGTGCGATCCAGTACGCTCGCGAGAACAAGGTGCCGTACCTGGGCATCTGCCTGGGCATGCAGCTGGCCGTGATCGAGTTCGCTCGCCACGTGGCGGCGATGGCCGATGCCAACTCGACCGAGTTCAACCTGGAAACCGAACATCCGGTGGTCGCGCTGATCACCGAGTGGGTGGATCGCGAAGGCAAGGTCGAGCAGCGCTCCGCCGAGTCCGACCTGGGCGGCACCATGCGCCTCGGCGCGCAGCGCGTGCCGGTCAAGGCTGGAACCAAGGCCAGCCAGATCTATGGCCCGGAAGTCAACGAACGCCATCGCCATCGCTACGAGGTCAACAATCACTACGTGCCGACGCTGGAAAAGGCGGGCATGGTGATCTCGGCGCGTACGCCGACCGAAGACCTGCCCGAGATGATGGAACTGCCGGAAAGCCTGCACCCGTGGTTCGTTGGCGTGCAGTTCCACCCGGAATTCACCTCCACCCCGCGCGATGGCCATCCGCTGTTCAAGGCCTACGTGGAAGCGGCGCTGGCCAGCCAGCAGAAGAAGGCGGGCTGA
- the kdsA gene encoding 3-deoxy-8-phosphooctulonate synthase, translating to MKLCGFDVGLDRPFFLIAGPCVIESEQMALDTAGELKAITSELGIPFIYKSSFDKANRSSGRTFRGLGMEKGLEILATVKREIGVPVLTDIHEIDEVKPVAAVVDVLQTPAFLCRQTDFIRACAQSGRPVNIKKGQFLAPHDMKNVIDKARDAAREAGLPEDSFMACERGVSFGYNNLVSDMRSLAIMRETSAPVVFDATHSVQLPGGQGTSSGGQREFVPVLARAAVAVGVAGLFMETHPDPSKAMSDGPNAVPLSRMKELLSVLKDLDTLVKRTGFLEDNFGWPVACA from the coding sequence ATGAAACTCTGTGGATTTGACGTCGGCCTGGACCGGCCCTTCTTCCTGATCGCCGGCCCGTGCGTGATCGAGTCCGAGCAGATGGCGCTGGATACGGCCGGTGAGCTCAAGGCGATCACCAGCGAGCTCGGTATTCCCTTTATCTACAAGTCCTCGTTCGACAAGGCCAACCGCTCGTCGGGCCGGACCTTCCGTGGCCTGGGCATGGAGAAGGGTCTCGAGATCCTCGCCACCGTCAAGCGCGAGATCGGCGTGCCGGTGCTGACCGACATCCACGAGATCGACGAGGTCAAGCCGGTGGCGGCCGTGGTCGACGTGCTGCAGACGCCGGCCTTCCTGTGCCGGCAGACCGACTTCATCCGTGCCTGCGCGCAGAGCGGCCGCCCCGTCAATATCAAGAAGGGGCAGTTCCTGGCGCCGCATGACATGAAGAATGTCATCGACAAGGCGCGCGATGCCGCGCGCGAGGCCGGGCTGCCGGAAGACAGCTTCATGGCCTGCGAACGCGGCGTTTCCTTCGGCTACAACAACCTGGTCTCGGACATGCGCTCGCTGGCGATCATGCGCGAGACCAGCGCGCCGGTGGTGTTCGACGCCACCCACTCGGTGCAGTTGCCGGGCGGCCAGGGCACCAGTTCGGGCGGCCAGCGCGAGTTCGTGCCGGTGCTGGCCCGCGCCGCCGTGGCGGTTGGCGTGGCGGGCCTGTTCATGGAAACCCATCCGGATCCGAGCAAGGCCATGTCGGACGGCCCCAACGCCGTGCCGCTGTCGCGCATGAAGGAACTGCTGTCGGTGCTCAAGGACCTGGACACCCTGGTCAAGCGCACCGGCTTCCTGGAAGACAATTTCGGCTGGCCGGTGGCTTGCGCCTGA
- a CDS encoding DUF1330 domain-containing protein — MASGYIIAHVDVTDPQQYEEYKVLSSHAMKVHGAEVLVRGGKTEQLEGDWAPTRVVVLKFPSYDAAKSFHDSEEYRAARRSREHAARMNMIVVEGA; from the coding sequence ATGGCCAGCGGCTATATCATTGCCCACGTCGATGTCACCGATCCCCAGCAGTATGAAGAGTACAAAGTGCTCTCCAGCCATGCCATGAAGGTGCATGGTGCCGAGGTACTGGTGCGCGGTGGCAAGACCGAGCAGCTCGAGGGCGACTGGGCCCCGACGCGCGTCGTCGTGCTGAAGTTTCCCAGCTATGACGCGGCAAAGTCGTTCCACGACAGCGAGGAATACCGCGCCGCGCGCAGGTCGCGCGAGCATGCCGCGCGCATGAACATGATCGTGGTGGAAGGCGCCTGA
- the eno gene encoding phosphopyruvate hydratase: protein MSAIVDIIGREVLDSRGNPTVECDVLLESGVMGRAAVPSGASTGSREAIELRDGDKSRYLGKGVLKAVEHINTEISEAIMGLDASEQAFLDRTLIDLDGTDNKARLGANATLAVSMAVARAAAEEAGLPLYRYFGGSGAMQMPVPMMNIVNGGAHANNSLDIQEFMIMPVSQTSFREALRCGAEVFHALKKILSDKGMSTAVGDEGGFAPNFASNEECLNTILLAIEKAGYRAGEDVLLALDCAATEFYHEAEGQYHLDGEGLKLTSTQFADYLANLCDKFPIVSIEDGMGEGDWDGWKVLTDKLGKRVQLVGDDLFVTNTKILKEGIEKGIGNSILIKINQIGTLTETFAAIEMAKRAGYTAVISHRSGETEDSTIADIAVGTNAGQIKTGSLSRSDRISKYNQLLRIEEDLGDIASYPGKSAFYNLR from the coding sequence ATGAGTGCAATCGTAGATATCATCGGTCGCGAAGTTCTCGACTCGCGCGGTAACCCGACGGTCGAGTGCGACGTCCTGCTCGAATCCGGCGTGATGGGCCGCGCGGCAGTGCCGTCGGGTGCATCCACCGGCTCGCGCGAAGCCATCGAGCTGCGTGACGGCGACAAGTCGCGCTACCTCGGCAAGGGCGTGCTGAAGGCGGTCGAGCATATCAATACCGAAATCTCCGAAGCCATCATGGGCCTGGACGCTTCCGAGCAAGCCTTCCTGGACCGCACCCTGATCGACCTCGACGGCACCGACAACAAGGCCCGCCTTGGCGCCAACGCCACGCTGGCCGTGTCGATGGCCGTGGCCCGTGCCGCTGCCGAAGAAGCCGGCCTGCCGCTGTACCGCTACTTCGGCGGGTCGGGCGCGATGCAGATGCCGGTGCCGATGATGAACATCGTCAACGGTGGCGCGCACGCCAACAACAGCCTGGACATCCAGGAATTCATGATCATGCCGGTTTCGCAAACGAGCTTCCGTGAAGCCCTGCGTTGCGGCGCTGAAGTGTTCCACGCACTGAAGAAGATCCTGTCCGACAAGGGCATGTCCACGGCGGTTGGTGACGAGGGCGGCTTTGCCCCCAACTTCGCTTCCAACGAGGAGTGCCTGAACACCATCCTGCTGGCCATCGAGAAGGCTGGCTACCGTGCGGGCGAAGACGTGCTGCTGGCGCTGGACTGCGCGGCCACCGAGTTCTATCACGAAGCCGAAGGCCAGTACCACCTGGATGGCGAAGGCCTGAAGCTGACCTCGACCCAGTTCGCCGACTACCTGGCCAACCTGTGCGACAAGTTCCCGATCGTGTCGATCGAGGACGGCATGGGCGAAGGCGACTGGGACGGCTGGAAGGTGCTGACCGACAAGCTGGGCAAGCGCGTGCAGCTGGTGGGCGACGACCTGTTCGTCACCAACACCAAGATCCTGAAGGAAGGCATTGAAAAGGGCATCGGCAACTCGATCCTGATCAAGATCAACCAGATCGGCACCCTGACCGAAACCTTCGCCGCCATCGAAATGGCCAAGCGCGCCGGCTACACGGCCGTGATCTCGCACCGTTCGGGCGAGACCGAGGACAGCACCATCGCCGATATCGCGGTGGGCACCAACGCCGGCCAGATCAAGACCGGCTCGCTGTCGCGTTCGGACCGTATCTCGAAGTACAACCAGCTGCTGCGCATCGAGGAAGATCTCGGTGATATCGCCAGCTACCCGGGCAAGAGCGCGTTCTACAATCTGCGCTAA